Within the Mycobacterium gordonae genome, the region TCAGGTCGGGGCAGTACTGGATGAGATACAGCAGAATCAGGTCCGCGCTCGGATCGGCCTGCCACCAGGTCCCGTATGCGCCGGGCCAGCTGAACGTCCCGACACCGCCCGGGCCGAACAACGGCGTGGCCCGGGCGGGATCGGTGATCACCGACAGGTTCAGCCCGAAACCGCGTCCCACCCAGTACGGCGACCCCAGGAATTTGTGCCGCTTCTGTTCCTCGGTCAACCGGTCGATGCGCATCTCGCGCACCGACTCCGCGGACAGCACCCGGACCCCGTCGACGGAACCGTCGCCGAGCAACATCCGCAGGAAGCGCAGGTAATCGTCAGCGGTGGACCACAATCCGCCTCCGGCGTTGCAGAACGACGGGGGTTTGACGTGCGGTGGCCCCATCACGTCGTGCCGCAACTGGTCGTGCTCGTCGTGGCGGTACATGGTTGCCGCCCGCGATCGCGTGGAGGGCGCTACGAAGAACCCGGTATCGGGCATGCCTACCGGGCCCAGCACGCGGTCCTCGAACACCTCATGGAGTGGCTTGCCGTCGATCCGGGAGGCGATCACGCCCAGCACGTCGATGGAGTGGCTGTAGGTCACTTTTTCACCGGGCTGGTGCACCAGGGGGAGCGCTGCCAGTTCGGACAACCACACGTCCGAACCCTGATTGAACGGCAACCGTAGATACGCCCGCGCGATCGGTCCCGACACCGAGAAGCCGTAGGCCAGGCCGCTGG harbors:
- a CDS encoding serine hydrolase domain-containing protein, encoding MNLDGNQATIREVCDAGLLSGAVTVVWRHGELLQVNEIGYRDIEAKLPMQRDTLFRIASMTKPVTVAVIMSMVDEGRLALNDPIARWVPELANAQVLDDPHGPLDRTHPAGRAIVIEDLLTHTSGLAYGFSVSGPIARAYLRLPFNQGSDVWLSELAALPLVHQPGEKVTYSHSIDVLGVIASRIDGKPLHEVFEDRVLGPVGMPDTGFFVAPSTRSRAATMYRHDEHDQLRHDVMGPPHVKPPSFCNAGGGLWSTADDYLRFLRMLLGDGSVDGVRVLSAESVREMRIDRLTEEQKRHKFLGSPYWVGRGFGLNLSVITDPARATPLFGPGGVGTFSWPGAYGTWWQADPSADLILLYLIQYCPDLSVNAAAAVAGNPVLARLRTAQPNFVRHTYRALGLL